A single window of Vigna radiata var. radiata cultivar VC1973A chromosome 4, Vradiata_ver6, whole genome shotgun sequence DNA harbors:
- the LOC106758640 gene encoding uncharacterized protein LOC106758640: MSLFVVTTLKISTLLLLLVLPLHTHGFLLCRHHTLSHYKILSLFPSQSQSSNNSKCFNFLEPSSSSSSSSLFSFSSMDHFLILLLFLTSLFASPVLLIAQTPTPIISHITVVGAVYCDTCSTTTFSKQSYFLQGVEVHIQCRFRATSPKTNEQISFSVNRTTDQNGVYKLEIPSVDGVNCMDGSAIVSLCQASLISSSTSTCNVPMLKSTTREISVKSKQDNMCVYTLSGLSFKPPQKNSTLCGHQNEKLSSEKSLNPSEFFFPWPPQLPPFPSFPFPPLPFPTSPPIPYLPFPFPQYPPTPSAFSPPAFNLGDPSTWIPHILPSPPPNIP, encoded by the exons ATGTCTTTGTTTGTAGTGACCACATTAAAAATTTCAACTCTCTTATTGCTGCTGGTCCTACCACTACACACTCACGGGTTCCTTCTATGCAGACACCACACACTTTCTCACTATAAAATATTGTCCCTCTTCCCTTCCCAATCCCAATCATCAAACAATTCCAAATGCTTTAATTTCTTagaaccttcttcttcttcttcttcttcttcactcttctctttttcatccATGGATCActttctcattcttcttctttttctaacaTCTCTCTTCGCTTCCCCCGTCCTTCTCATTGCTCAAACCCCAACTCCAATTATCTCTCATATCACTGTAGTAGGCGCTGTTTATTGTGATACCTGCTCCACCACTACTTTTTCTAAACAGAGCTACTTCTTGCAAG GTGTAGAAGTTCACATACAGTGCAGATTTAGAGCTACCTCACCAAAAACTAACGAGCAGATAAGCTTCTCGGTGAACAGAACCACAGACCAAAATGGAGTTTACAAGTTGGAGATACCATCGGTGGATGGAGTTAACTGCATGGATGGTTCAGCAATTGTGTCTCTGTGCCAAGCATCTTTGATAAGTAGTTCCACTTCCACTTGCAATGTTCCCATGCTCAAGAGCACAACACGCGAGATATCAGTGAAATCAAAACAAGACAACATGTGTGTGTACACCTTGAGTGGTCTCAGTTTCAAGCCACCTCAAAAGAACAGTACCTTGTGTGGACATCAGAATGAGAAACTGTCATCGGAAAAATCTCTGAACCCCTCTGAGTTCTTCTTCCCTTGGCCGCCGCAGCTACCACCTTTTCCATCCTTTCCTTTTCCTCCATTGCCATTTCCAACCTCACCACCAATCCCATATCTGCCTTTCCCTTTCCCACAATATCCACCAACCCCATCTGCATTTTCTCCACCTGCATTCAATTTAGGGGATCCTTCCACTTGGATCCCTCATATTCTTCCCTCACCTCCTCCTAATATACCATAA